The Caenorhabditis elegans chromosome II genome has a segment encoding these proteins:
- the arrd-14 gene encoding Arrestin C-terminal-like domain-containing protein (Confirmed by transcript evidence) — translation MTIADCDPQISFEKEVYFPGDEVKGRAWVSTTKNLKATSVEITFSGKTITAHNGKKIIKDKKCKKGEETYVEMKHEVWTPEDTENTFPSGDYEWNFSFELPKDCPPSFEGKYGFIRYSVLLHIAVPNGKPINVERAVTVSSMVDLNAVNAHEPAKIHVDNVAEYCHCLPCLPTRGNVIYTLQSPKCGYVAGENVIVSGQIENGTSKPMKIITAKLTRRITYREELKAKANAKKKADGADGFKSKLEEQILETKIERCNVPARSSKDFAFSFDIPAVVSTIRSSRLLAVEYFVTVWGDTGTCNRGGVAALNIIVGNVPLFLGSSSLPPRKFVDGEDAQSWTVDMKPVFTYQVPYYGH, via the exons ATGACCATAGCCGACTGTGATCCTCAAATTTCATTCGAGAAAGAGGTTTACTTCCCGGGCGATGAGGTCAAAGGCCGTGCGTGGGTGTCTACCACGAAGAACTTGAAGGCGACAAGTGTGGAAATCACGTTTTCCGGAAAAACTATCACTGCTCATAATGGAAA aaaaatcatcaAGGACAAGAAGTGCAAGAAGGGAGAGGAGACCTATGTGGAGATGAAGCACGAGGTCTGGACTCCGGAGGATACTGAG AACACCTTCCCATCCGGAGACTACGAGTGGAACTTCTCGTTCGAACTTCCCAAGGACTGCCCACCGAGTTTCGAGGGAAAATACGGCTTCATCAGGTACTCGGTCTTGCTCCACATTGCCGTTCCAAATGGAAAACCCATAAACGTGGAACGAGCCGTCACAGTGTCATCGATGGTCGACCTGAATGCTGTGAATGCACATGAACCGGCAAAGATCCACGTGGACAATGTTGCGGAGTACTGCCACTGCCTGCCGTGCCTGCCGACGAGGGGAAATGTCATTTATACG CTTCAATCTCCAAAATGTGGTTATGTCGCAGGCGAGAATGTAATTGTGTCAGGACAAATCGAGAACGGAACCTCAAAACCCATGAAAATCATCACTGCGAAACTAACAAGAAGAATCACATATCGCGAGGAGCTCAAGGCAAAAGCCAACGCAAAGAAGAAGGCTGATGGAGCCGACGGGTTCAAGTCGAAGCTCGAGGAGCAGATCCTTGAGACGAAAATCGAACGATGCAATGTTCCGGCGAGATCCAGCAAGGATTTCGCCTTCTCCTTTGATATTCCGGCTGTAGTGAGCACAATTCGTTCCTCGAGGCTTCTAGCGGTGGAGTACTTTGTGACAGTCTGGGGAGATACTGGAACGTGTAACCGGGGAGGAGTAGCTGCATTGAATATTATCGTTGGGAATGTTCCGCTGTTTTTAGGCAGCTCTTCAC TACCCCCACGCAAATTCGTCGATGGAGAAGATGCGCAGAGCTGGACGGTCGATATGAAGCCGGTGTTCACCTATCAAGTGCCGTATTATGGGCATTGA
- the arrd-13 gene encoding Arrestin C-terminal-like domain-containing protein (Confirmed by transcript evidence), with product MPETELHVIFDQPNEVFFPGQPISGRVVLSTTKEKYKARAVNIKILGLAHTSWTDYESVRRVDADGKVSHHRQSVHYSANVNYLDYTLLLWACKDGSNELAAGEYAWSFSYNLPLNVPPSFEGKYGYLRYSVTAEVDRPWRLDKAKKRCITVSPLIDLNVIPHALTQINDQASENLGCCCFKKGYLELRVNIPKTGFVPGETVPMNIHILNHSSVPVTEVKAKIIQQCKFIAYRNGTTFHYGGGYETGMSGQLQETKHDTKTVVKHGQEMTVAPRNEHKFAMELRLPSVTPTINQFSPVITVEYIVQFHVETSSTFGSDVDCEMGILIGTVPIRQFLPPAYYPQDPNLPQILPTPIGGGVVAPPPGYGFLPMADGSEKGAGDASYPAASMPMYPIPNVPYPSKDDGTVVIPSAPPLSYEESMFGQDGTELNTDENEQPFAPKYPVFNNLPVYNPTAPPPE from the exons ATGCCAGAAACGGAGCTTCACGTGATATTCGACCAGCCTAACGAAGTTTTCTTCCCGGGACAACCGATTTCCGGCCGAGTGGTGCTCTCAACGACGAAGGAAAAATACAAGGCTCGGGCGgtgaatatcaaaattttgggattgGCTCACACCAGTTGGACGGATTATGAGAGTGTTCGCAGAGT tgaCGCCGACGGAAAAGTGAGCCACCACCGGCAATCTGTGCACTACTCTGCGAATGTGAACTACCTGGATTATACATTGCTTCTGTGGGCTTGCAAAGATGGATCG AACGAGTTAGCAGCTGGAGAATACGCCTGGTCATTTTCTTATAATCTTCCTCTCAACGTTCCGCCAAGCTTTGAGGGAAAATATGGATATTTGAGATACTCGGTGACAGCTGAAGTGGATCGGCCATGGAGATTGGATAAGGCAAAGAAGCGATGCATCACTG tttcccCACTGATCGACCTCAATGTGATCCCCCATGCACTCACCCAAATCAACGACCAGGCTAGCGAGAACCTTGGCTGTTGCTGCTTCAAAAAAGGATATCTCGAACTTCGTGTAAACATCCCGAAAACTGGATTCGTACCCGGCGAGACTGTTCCCATGAACATCCATATTCTAAATCACTCCTCCGTTCCCGTCACCGAAGTCAAGGCGAAAATTATTCAGCAGTGCAAGTTCATTGCATATCGAAACGGTACCACCTTCCATTATGGCGGAGGCTATGAGACTGGAATGTCCGGACAGCTTCAGGAAACCAAACACGACACGAAGACCGTCGTCAAGCATGGCCAGGAAATGACAGTGGCTCCCAGGAATGAGCACAAATTTGCGATGGAGCTCCGTCTTCCGTCTGTAACTCCAACCATCAATCAGTTCTCACCGGTGATTACTGTAGAGTACATTGTGCAATTCCACGTGGAGACCAGCTCAACATTCGGGAGTGATGTTGATTGTGAAATGGGGATCCTGATTGGAACAGTGCCTATTCGGCAGTTCCTTCCACCAGCCTACTATCCACAGGATCCGAATCTTCCACAGATCCTGCCAACTCCGATTGGAGGAGGGGTTGTTGCTCCACCACCAGGGTATGGATTCTTGCCGATGGCAGATGGCTCGGAGAAGGGAGCTGGTGATGCATCATATCCAGCTGCCAGCATGCCAATGTATCCTATTCCGAATGTCCCATATCCTAGCAAAGATGATGGTACTGTAGTGATTCCAAGTG cTCCACCACTATCCTACGAAGAATCAATGTTTGGACAAGATGGAACCGAGCTCAACACTGATGAAAATGAGCAACCATTTGCTCCAAAATACCcggttttcaacaatttgccAGTTTATAATCCGACAGCGCCACCACCGGAATAA
- the arrd-11 gene encoding Arrestin C-terminal-like domain-containing protein (Confirmed by transcript evidence), whose product MPETELHVIFDQPNEVFFPGQPISGRVVLSTTEEKYKARAVNIKILGLAHTSWTDYDSVRRVDNDGNVRYDSESVHYSSNVHYLDQALLLWACKDGSNELSAGDYVWPFSYTLPLNVPPSFEGKYGYLRYSVTAEVDRPWRLDKAKRRCITVSPLIDLNAIPLALTPIDDEESENLGCCFFRKGYLELRVNIPKTGFVPGETVPMNIHILNHSSVPVTEVKAKIIQQCKFIAYRNGTIFRFDGGSDTLMSGSSQQTKYDTKPVITQTQPMTVTPGNEHKFVLEFRLPSVTPTICRFSPVITVEYVVQVRVETTSTCGSAAKCEMPILIGTVPIRNYLPPPIPNNYPIGLPPPYANLTDVNVPCPSGGSGTAVIPSAPPPSYQESMYGVGGTELRAEENEKPFAPKYPVFNNLPIYNPTAPPSE is encoded by the exons ATGCCAGAAACTGAGCTTCATGTGATATTCGACCAACCTAACGAAGTTTTCTTCCCGGGACAACCGATTTCCGGCCGAGTGGTGCTCTCAACGACGGAGGAAAAATACAAGGCTCGGGCGgtgaatatcaaaattttgggattgGCTCACACTAGTTGGACGGACTACGACAGTGTTCGCAGAGT TGACAATGACGGCAATGTGAGGTACGATTCAGAATCGGTTCATTACTCATCGAATGTGCACTACCTGGATCAGGCTCTGCTTCTGTGGGCTTGCAAAGATGGATCG aatgaattGTCTGCTGGAGATTACGTGTGGCCATTCTCATATACTCTTCCTCTCAACGTTCCGCCAAGCTTTGAGGGAAAATATGGATATTTGAGATACTCGGTGACAGCTGAAGTGGATCGGCCATGGAGATTGGATAAGGCGAAGAGACGGTGCATCACTG TTTCCCCACTGATCGATCTCAATGCCATTCCCCTCGCACTCACTCCAATCGACGACGAAGAAAGTGAGAACCTGGGCTGCTGCTTCTTCAGAAAAGGTTACCTCGAACTGCGAGTAAACATCCCAAAAACTGGATTCGTACCCGGCGAGACTGTTCCAATGAACATCCATATTCTAAATCACTCCTCCGTGCCCGTCACCGAGGTCAAGGCGAAAATCATTCAGCAGTGCAAATTCATCGCTTATCGAAACGGGACTATTTTCCGATTTGATGGAGGTTCGGATACGCTAATGTCAGGATCTTCGCAGCAAACAAAGTACGACACTAAGCCCGTTATCACGCAGACACAGCCGATGACAGTGACTCCAGGGAATGAGCACAAGTTTGTGCTGGAATTCCGTCTGCCATCTGTAACTCCAACCATCTGTCGGTTCTCCCCGGTGATTACTGTAGAATACGTGGTACAAGTCCGCGTGGAGACCACTTCAACATGCGGGAGTGCTGCTAAGTGTGAAATGCCGATCCTTATAGGAACTGTACCTATTCGAAATTATCTTCCACCACCAATTCCAAACAACTACCCAATTGGCCTGCCACCACCGTATGCTAATCTTACTGATGTGAATGTGCCCTGTCCGAGCGGAGGTAGTGGTACGGCAGTGATTCCAAGTG ctCCACCACCATCCTACCAGGAATCCATGTATGGAGTGGGAGGAACCGAGCTCAGAGCCGAGGAGAACGAAAAACCATTTGCTCCAAAATACCCAGTATTCAATAATTTGCCAATATATAACCCAACGGCGCCACCGTCAGAGTAG
- the arrd-12 gene encoding Arrestin-like N-terminal domain-containing protein (Confirmed by transcript evidence), whose product MPEIFVLFDKPNAVYAAGQKISGRVVFSTASQQNPRWIDVQLHGRSHTFFTRQESETKTNSKGESETKTHTVHYTATAKHLDTAVPLWRKTDKAARLLPGKYEWQFWFQLPCSVLPPSFEGNNGNIRYWVRAEVSRSWKFNIVDESSFEIAPFLDLNTMPIARTPLDGFAVKNLGCCCFRNERER is encoded by the exons atgccAGAAATCTTTGTACTATTCGACAAGCCGAATGCGGTTTACGCTGCTGGGCAGAAAATATCAGGTCGGGTGGTTTTCTCGACGGCATCACAGCAGAATCCACGTTGGATTGATGTTCAGTTGCACGGGAGATCGCACACGTTTTTTACTCGACAAGAATCTGAGACGAAGAC AAATTCCAAAGGCGAAAGTGAAACCAAGACCCATACTGTCCATTACACGGCCACCGCCAAACACCTGGACACTGCAGTCCCTCTATGGAGAAAAACTGATAAAGCG GCAAGGTTACTCCCCGGGAAGTACGAATGGCAGTTTTGGTTTCAACTTCCATGTTCCGTACTTCCCCCGAGTTTTGAGGGAAACAATGGGAACATTCGATATTGGGTGAGAGCCGAAGTGAGCAGATCCTGGAAGTTCAATATTGTTGACGAGAGCTCGTTTGAGA tAGCTCCATTCCTGGACCTCAACACAATGCCTATTGCACGTACTCCTCTAGATGGATTTGCTGTCAAAAATCTCGGATGTTGCTGCTTCAGAAATG AGCGTGAGCGATGA
- the arrd-12 gene encoding Arrestin-like N-terminal domain-containing protein (Partially confirmed by transcript evidence): protein MPEIFVLFDKPNAVYAAGQKISGRVVFSTASQQNPRWIDVQLHGRSHTFFTRQESETKTNSKGESETKTHTVHYTATAKHLDTAVPLWRKTDKAARLLPGKYEWQFWFQLPCSVLPPSFEGNNGNIRYWVRAEVSRSWKFNIVDESSFEIAPFLDLNTMPIARTPLDGFAVKNLGCCCFRNGNVEA from the exons atgccAGAAATCTTTGTACTATTCGACAAGCCGAATGCGGTTTACGCTGCTGGGCAGAAAATATCAGGTCGGGTGGTTTTCTCGACGGCATCACAGCAGAATCCACGTTGGATTGATGTTCAGTTGCACGGGAGATCGCACACGTTTTTTACTCGACAAGAATCTGAGACGAAGAC AAATTCCAAAGGCGAAAGTGAAACCAAGACCCATACTGTCCATTACACGGCCACCGCCAAACACCTGGACACTGCAGTCCCTCTATGGAGAAAAACTGATAAAGCG GCAAGGTTACTCCCCGGGAAGTACGAATGGCAGTTTTGGTTTCAACTTCCATGTTCCGTACTTCCCCCGAGTTTTGAGGGAAACAATGGGAACATTCGATATTGGGTGAGAGCCGAAGTGAGCAGATCCTGGAAGTTCAATATTGTTGACGAGAGCTCGTTTGAGA tAGCTCCATTCCTGGACCTCAACACAATGCCTATTGCACGTACTCCTCTAGATGGATTTGCTGTCAAAAATCTCGGATGTTGCTGCTTCAGAAATGGTAATGTAGA AGCGTGA
- the C01B9.4 gene encoding Transcriptional regulator (Partially confirmed by transcript evidence) yields the protein MSKKELEQEMDVIDRIRSLQQRRQGQEGLFLYGTLTKEVSNKNMLFWIF from the exons atgtcgaaaaaa GAGCTGGAGCAGGAAATGGACGTCATTGACAGAATCCGAAGTTTGCAGCAAAGGCGACAAGGACAAGAAG GGCTCTTTTTATATGGAACACTGACAAAGGAGGTatccaataaaaacatgttattCTGGATTTTCTGA